The sequence below is a genomic window from Zhongshania aliphaticivorans.
TGACAAGCAAATACTGGGTAAGGTAGCGGCCGAGATCCGCGCGTTCCGTCCACCAGAGCCTTATAAAGGTAAGGGTGTTCGCTACGCAGACGAAAACGTCCGTCGTAAAGAAGCGAAGAAAAAGTAAAGGCTAGGTTATGAGCGATAAGAAAGTATCAAGATTACGTCGTGCCCGCCGTGCTCGCTTTAAAATGCGTGAGCTCCGCGCCGTACGTCTTAGCATTCACCGCACACCGCGTCATATGTATGCTCAGCTTATAGCTGCTACAGGTGATGTCGTGTTGGCGAGTGCCTCTACACTAGATAAAGAGTTGCGTGCTGGTGCGACTGGTAATGTTGCTGCAGCCGCTAGTGTGGGCAAGTTGATCGCCGACCGCGCGAAAGCCGCAGGCGTGACAAAGGTCGCCTTTGACCGCAGTGGATTTAAATTCCACGGCCGTGTCAAGGCGCTGGCAGATGCTGCCCGTGAAGGTGGTTTGGAATT
It includes:
- the rplR gene encoding 50S ribosomal protein L18, whose product is MSDKKVSRLRRARRARFKMRELRAVRLSIHRTPRHMYAQLIAATGDVVLASASTLDKELRAGATGNVAAAASVGKLIADRAKAAGVTKVAFDRSGFKFHGRVKALADAAREGGLEF